In Oncorhynchus tshawytscha isolate Ot180627B linkage group LG23, Otsh_v2.0, whole genome shotgun sequence, the following proteins share a genomic window:
- the LOC112245882 gene encoding glyceraldehyde-3-phosphate dehydrogenase isoform X1, whose amino-acid sequence MIYCSLEDTTDPKPIQFTTTTHSTATMSDLCVGINGFGRIGRLVLRACLQKGIKVVAINDPFIDLQYMVYMFKYDSTHGRYKGEVSMEDGKLIVDDHSISVFQCMKPHEIPWGKAGADYVVESTGVFLSIDKASSHIQGGAKRVVVSAPSPDAPMFVMGVNEDKYDPSSMTIVSNASCTTNCLAPLAKVIHDNFGIEEALMTTVHAYTATQKTVDGPSAKAWRDGRGAHQNIIPASTGAAKAVGKVIPELNGKLTGMAFRVPVADVSVVDLTCRLSRPGSYAEIKAAVKKAAEGPMKGYLGYTEDSVVSSDFIGDTHSSIFDAGAGISLNDNFVKLISWYDNEFGYSHRVADLLLYMHSKE is encoded by the exons ATGATTTATTGCTCATTGGAGGATACTACAGATCCTAAGCCCATTCA GTTCACCACTACAACCCACTCAACAGCAACTATGTCAGACCTCTGTGTTGGAATCAACGG aTTTGGCCGTATTGGCCGCCTGGTCCTCAGGGCCTGCCTGCAGAAGGGAATCAAAGTCGTTGCCATCAACGATCCCTTCATCGACCTGCAGTACATG GTTTATATGTTCAAGTATGACTCCACCCACGGCCGTTACAAGGGTGAGGTGAGCATGGAGGACGGGAAGCTGATTGTGGACGACCACTCCATCTCCGTATTCCAGTG TATGAAGCCCCATGAGATCCCATGGGGTAAAGCCGGTGCCGATTACGTCGTTGAGTCCACCGGAGTCTTCCTCAGCATTGACAAGGCCTCT TCCCACATCCAGGGTGGTGCCAAGCGGGTGGTTGTGTCTGCCCCCTCACCCGACGCCCCCATGTTCGTCATGGGAGTCAACGAGGACAAGTACGACCCCTCCAGCATGACCATCGTCAG TAATGCATCTTGCACGACTAACTGCCTGGCCCCCCTGGCTAAGGTCATCCACGACAACTTCGGCATCGAGGAGGccctcatg ACCACAGTCCACGCCTACACCGCCACCCAAAAGACTGTGGACGGCCCCTCTGCCAAGGCATGGCGTGATGGCCGTGGTGCCCACCAGAACATCATCCCTGCCTCCACCGGAGCTGCCAAGGCTGTGGGCAAGGTCATCCCTGAGCTCAACGG CAAACTGACTGGCATGGCCTTCCGTGTGCCCGTGGCTGACGTGTCAGTGGTGGACCTAACCTGCCGCCTGTCCCGGCCTGGCAGCTACGCTGAGATCAAGGCGGCTGTCAAGAAGGCCGCGGAAGGACCCATGAAGGGATACCTGGGATACACTGAGGACTCT GTTGTGTCTTCTGACTTCATTGGAGACACCCACTCCTCCATCTTTGATGCTGGCGCCGGCATCTCCCTCAACGACAACTTTGTCAAACTCATTTCCTG gtaTGACAATGAGTTTGGCTACAGCCACCGCGTCGCTGACCTGTTGCTGTACATGCATTCTAAGGAGTAA
- the LOC112245882 gene encoding glyceraldehyde-3-phosphate dehydrogenase isoform X4, protein MHYSSIRRFTTTTHSTATMSDLCVGINGFGRIGRLVLRACLQKGIKVVAINDPFIDLQYMVYMFKYDSTHGRYKGEVSMEDGKLIVDDHSISVFQCMKPHEIPWGKAGADYVVESTGVFLSIDKASSHIQGGAKRVVVSAPSPDAPMFVMGVNEDKYDPSSMTIVSNASCTTNCLAPLAKVIHDNFGIEEALMTTVHAYTATQKTVDGPSAKAWRDGRGAHQNIIPASTGAAKAVGKVIPELNGKLTGMAFRVPVADVSVVDLTCRLSRPGSYAEIKAAVKKAAEGPMKGYLGYTEDSVVSSDFIGDTHSSIFDAGAGISLNDNFVKLISWYDNEFGYSHRVADLLLYMHSKE, encoded by the exons ATGCATTATTCATCCATTAGAAG GTTCACCACTACAACCCACTCAACAGCAACTATGTCAGACCTCTGTGTTGGAATCAACGG aTTTGGCCGTATTGGCCGCCTGGTCCTCAGGGCCTGCCTGCAGAAGGGAATCAAAGTCGTTGCCATCAACGATCCCTTCATCGACCTGCAGTACATG GTTTATATGTTCAAGTATGACTCCACCCACGGCCGTTACAAGGGTGAGGTGAGCATGGAGGACGGGAAGCTGATTGTGGACGACCACTCCATCTCCGTATTCCAGTG TATGAAGCCCCATGAGATCCCATGGGGTAAAGCCGGTGCCGATTACGTCGTTGAGTCCACCGGAGTCTTCCTCAGCATTGACAAGGCCTCT TCCCACATCCAGGGTGGTGCCAAGCGGGTGGTTGTGTCTGCCCCCTCACCCGACGCCCCCATGTTCGTCATGGGAGTCAACGAGGACAAGTACGACCCCTCCAGCATGACCATCGTCAG TAATGCATCTTGCACGACTAACTGCCTGGCCCCCCTGGCTAAGGTCATCCACGACAACTTCGGCATCGAGGAGGccctcatg ACCACAGTCCACGCCTACACCGCCACCCAAAAGACTGTGGACGGCCCCTCTGCCAAGGCATGGCGTGATGGCCGTGGTGCCCACCAGAACATCATCCCTGCCTCCACCGGAGCTGCCAAGGCTGTGGGCAAGGTCATCCCTGAGCTCAACGG CAAACTGACTGGCATGGCCTTCCGTGTGCCCGTGGCTGACGTGTCAGTGGTGGACCTAACCTGCCGCCTGTCCCGGCCTGGCAGCTACGCTGAGATCAAGGCGGCTGTCAAGAAGGCCGCGGAAGGACCCATGAAGGGATACCTGGGATACACTGAGGACTCT GTTGTGTCTTCTGACTTCATTGGAGACACCCACTCCTCCATCTTTGATGCTGGCGCCGGCATCTCCCTCAACGACAACTTTGTCAAACTCATTTCCTG gtaTGACAATGAGTTTGGCTACAGCCACCGCGTCGCTGACCTGTTGCTGTACATGCATTCTAAGGAGTAA
- the LOC112245881 gene encoding transmembrane protein 147 has translation MTLFHFGNCFALAYFPYFITYKCSGLSEYNAFWRCVQAGATYLFVQLCKMLFLATFFPTWEGGAGVYDFVGEFMKATVDLADLLGLHLVMSRNAGKGEYKIMVAAMGWATAELVMSRCIPLWVGARGIEFDWKYIQMSFDSNISLVHYIAMAAVVWMFTRYDLPKSFRLPVTVLLGLCVYKAFLMELFVHVFLLGSWTALLVKAVLTGSISLCSLFLFVTLVHSN, from the exons ATGACGCTATTTCATTTCGGGAATTGCTTTGCCTTGGCTTATTTTCCCTACTTTATAACCTACAAATGCAGTGGATT ATCAGAATATAATGCATTCTGGAGATGTGTTCAAGCAGGAGCTACCTACCTATTTGTGCAGCTATGCAAG ATGCTATTTCTGGCCACATTTTTCCCTACGTGGGAGGGAGGAGCTGGTGTGTATGACTTTGTTGGTGAGTTTATGAAGGCCACGGTGGACCTAGCAGACCTTCTGGGCCTGCATCTGGTCATGTCCAGGAACGCAGGGAAGGGAGAGTACAAGATCATGGTGGCCGCGATGGGATGGGCCACAGCAGAGCTCGTTATGTCAAG GTGTATACCTCTATGGGTGGGTGccagaggcattgagtttgactGGAAGTACATACAGATGAGCTTCGACTCCAACATCAGCTTG GTGCACTATATCGCCATGGCAGCAGTGGTGTGGATGTTCACGCGGTACGACCTCCCGAAGAGCTTCCGTCTGCCTGTGACTGTACTGCTAGGGCTGTGTGTATACAAGGCCTTCCTCATGGA GTTGTTTGTCCATGTGTTCCTGCTGGGGAGCTGGACAGCCCTCCTGGTGAAAGCGGTGCTCACTGGATccatctccctctgttctctcttcctcttcgtcACACTGGTGCACAGCAACTGA
- the LOC112245882 gene encoding glyceraldehyde-3-phosphate dehydrogenase isoform X2 → MFLGQLDQYACHVSAINLEGCSLSLHSHCSISSRFTTTTHSTATMSDLCVGINGFGRIGRLVLRACLQKGIKVVAINDPFIDLQYMVYMFKYDSTHGRYKGEVSMEDGKLIVDDHSISVFQCMKPHEIPWGKAGADYVVESTGVFLSIDKASSHIQGGAKRVVVSAPSPDAPMFVMGVNEDKYDPSSMTIVSNASCTTNCLAPLAKVIHDNFGIEEALMTTVHAYTATQKTVDGPSAKAWRDGRGAHQNIIPASTGAAKAVGKVIPELNGKLTGMAFRVPVADVSVVDLTCRLSRPGSYAEIKAAVKKAAEGPMKGYLGYTEDSVVSSDFIGDTHSSIFDAGAGISLNDNFVKLISWYDNEFGYSHRVADLLLYMHSKE, encoded by the exons ATGTTTCTAGGGCAATTAGACCAATACGCGTGTCACGTGTCTGCTATAAATTTGGAAGGCTGTTCTCTCAGCTTGCACAGTCACTGCAGCATCTCCTCGAG GTTCACCACTACAACCCACTCAACAGCAACTATGTCAGACCTCTGTGTTGGAATCAACGG aTTTGGCCGTATTGGCCGCCTGGTCCTCAGGGCCTGCCTGCAGAAGGGAATCAAAGTCGTTGCCATCAACGATCCCTTCATCGACCTGCAGTACATG GTTTATATGTTCAAGTATGACTCCACCCACGGCCGTTACAAGGGTGAGGTGAGCATGGAGGACGGGAAGCTGATTGTGGACGACCACTCCATCTCCGTATTCCAGTG TATGAAGCCCCATGAGATCCCATGGGGTAAAGCCGGTGCCGATTACGTCGTTGAGTCCACCGGAGTCTTCCTCAGCATTGACAAGGCCTCT TCCCACATCCAGGGTGGTGCCAAGCGGGTGGTTGTGTCTGCCCCCTCACCCGACGCCCCCATGTTCGTCATGGGAGTCAACGAGGACAAGTACGACCCCTCCAGCATGACCATCGTCAG TAATGCATCTTGCACGACTAACTGCCTGGCCCCCCTGGCTAAGGTCATCCACGACAACTTCGGCATCGAGGAGGccctcatg ACCACAGTCCACGCCTACACCGCCACCCAAAAGACTGTGGACGGCCCCTCTGCCAAGGCATGGCGTGATGGCCGTGGTGCCCACCAGAACATCATCCCTGCCTCCACCGGAGCTGCCAAGGCTGTGGGCAAGGTCATCCCTGAGCTCAACGG CAAACTGACTGGCATGGCCTTCCGTGTGCCCGTGGCTGACGTGTCAGTGGTGGACCTAACCTGCCGCCTGTCCCGGCCTGGCAGCTACGCTGAGATCAAGGCGGCTGTCAAGAAGGCCGCGGAAGGACCCATGAAGGGATACCTGGGATACACTGAGGACTCT GTTGTGTCTTCTGACTTCATTGGAGACACCCACTCCTCCATCTTTGATGCTGGCGCCGGCATCTCCCTCAACGACAACTTTGTCAAACTCATTTCCTG gtaTGACAATGAGTTTGGCTACAGCCACCGCGTCGCTGACCTGTTGCTGTACATGCATTCTAAGGAGTAA
- the LOC112245882 gene encoding glyceraldehyde-3-phosphate dehydrogenase isoform X3 produces the protein MGLFHHCDEGRIILFTTTTHSTATMSDLCVGINGFGRIGRLVLRACLQKGIKVVAINDPFIDLQYMVYMFKYDSTHGRYKGEVSMEDGKLIVDDHSISVFQCMKPHEIPWGKAGADYVVESTGVFLSIDKASSHIQGGAKRVVVSAPSPDAPMFVMGVNEDKYDPSSMTIVSNASCTTNCLAPLAKVIHDNFGIEEALMTTVHAYTATQKTVDGPSAKAWRDGRGAHQNIIPASTGAAKAVGKVIPELNGKLTGMAFRVPVADVSVVDLTCRLSRPGSYAEIKAAVKKAAEGPMKGYLGYTEDSVVSSDFIGDTHSSIFDAGAGISLNDNFVKLISWYDNEFGYSHRVADLLLYMHSKE, from the exons ATGGGCCTTTTTCATCACTGCGATGAAGGTCGTATCATACT GTTCACCACTACAACCCACTCAACAGCAACTATGTCAGACCTCTGTGTTGGAATCAACGG aTTTGGCCGTATTGGCCGCCTGGTCCTCAGGGCCTGCCTGCAGAAGGGAATCAAAGTCGTTGCCATCAACGATCCCTTCATCGACCTGCAGTACATG GTTTATATGTTCAAGTATGACTCCACCCACGGCCGTTACAAGGGTGAGGTGAGCATGGAGGACGGGAAGCTGATTGTGGACGACCACTCCATCTCCGTATTCCAGTG TATGAAGCCCCATGAGATCCCATGGGGTAAAGCCGGTGCCGATTACGTCGTTGAGTCCACCGGAGTCTTCCTCAGCATTGACAAGGCCTCT TCCCACATCCAGGGTGGTGCCAAGCGGGTGGTTGTGTCTGCCCCCTCACCCGACGCCCCCATGTTCGTCATGGGAGTCAACGAGGACAAGTACGACCCCTCCAGCATGACCATCGTCAG TAATGCATCTTGCACGACTAACTGCCTGGCCCCCCTGGCTAAGGTCATCCACGACAACTTCGGCATCGAGGAGGccctcatg ACCACAGTCCACGCCTACACCGCCACCCAAAAGACTGTGGACGGCCCCTCTGCCAAGGCATGGCGTGATGGCCGTGGTGCCCACCAGAACATCATCCCTGCCTCCACCGGAGCTGCCAAGGCTGTGGGCAAGGTCATCCCTGAGCTCAACGG CAAACTGACTGGCATGGCCTTCCGTGTGCCCGTGGCTGACGTGTCAGTGGTGGACCTAACCTGCCGCCTGTCCCGGCCTGGCAGCTACGCTGAGATCAAGGCGGCTGTCAAGAAGGCCGCGGAAGGACCCATGAAGGGATACCTGGGATACACTGAGGACTCT GTTGTGTCTTCTGACTTCATTGGAGACACCCACTCCTCCATCTTTGATGCTGGCGCCGGCATCTCCCTCAACGACAACTTTGTCAAACTCATTTCCTG gtaTGACAATGAGTTTGGCTACAGCCACCGCGTCGCTGACCTGTTGCTGTACATGCATTCTAAGGAGTAA